CGAAGTGCGCCAGGTGGTTGGCCGCCACCTTGGCCTGCTCGAACAGCGGCGCGACCAGCCCGTAGGCGATGCCGCGATGGGCCGCGCATTCCCCCACCGAGTAGATGCGCGCGTCGGTCACTGTCTGCATGGTGTCGTTGACCACGATGCCGCGATCGCAGTGCAGGCGCATCTTCTGCGCGAGTTCGACGTTGGGGCGGATGCCCACCGCCATCACCACCAGGTCGGCCGCGGCTTCGGTGCCGTCCTTGAAGCGGATCGCCTTGACGCGGCCGCTCTTGCCGTCATCGCTGTCGCCGACCAGCTCCTGCGTCTGCGCGCCGATCATGAATTGCAGCCCGCGGTCCTCCAGCGACTTCTGCAGCAGCTTGCCTGCGACGTCGTCGAGCTGGCGCTCCATCAGCCACGGCATCACGTGCACCACCGTCACGTTCATGCCGCGCAGCATCAGGCCGTTGGCGGCTTCCAGGCCCAGCAGGCCGCCGCCGATGACGACCGCGTTCTTGTGCGTCCTGGCGGTCTCGATCATGTAGTCGGTGTCGGCGATGTCGCGGTAGGCGATCACGCCCTGCAGGTCCTTGCCGGCCACCGGCAGCATGAAGGGGTTGGAGCCGGTGCACATCAGCAGCCGGTCGTACTCGGCCTCGGTGCCGTCCTCGGCGCGCACGATGCGCTTGACGCGGTCGACTTCGACCACCTTCTTGCCGGCATGCAGGGTGATGTTGTTCTCGGCATACCACTCCCAGCTGTTGAGGATGATCTCGTCCACCGTCTGCTCCCCGGCCAGCACCGGCGACAGCAGGATGCGGTTGTAGTTGGGATGCGGCTCTGCGCCGAAGACGGTGATGTCGTAGAGCTCCGGCTCGATCTTGAGCAGCTCCTCGACGGTGCGCACGCCGGCCATGCCGTTGCCGACCATCACGAGTTTCATCTTCTTCATGGGGTGGACCTTTCTGGACTCAAGCAAAGTGGTTGTGCATGGCGTAGTGCGTAGACAATCGCGCGCCATGAGCTTCGAGGTGGAAATCGGCTACAGCAGCCATCGCGGGCCGCGCCCGCAAAACGAGGACTTCGCCGGCGCGGTGCATGCGCCGCGCGGCGAGGAGTCGCGTGGGCTGATCGCGGCCATTGCCGACGGCGTCTCTTCCGGCGGCCATGGGCTGGAGGCGGCGCAGACCACCGTGATCGGCCTGCTGGGCGACTACTTCGCCACGCCCGACACCTGGGAGCCGACCGTGGCCATGGACCGCCTGATCGCGGCCCAGAACGCCTGGCTGGCCGATCACAACCGGCGCCGCCGCCACGACAGCGCCATGACCACGCTGACCGCGCTGGCCCTGCACGGGCAGAGTTACACGCTGGCCCACGTGGGCGACACGCGCGCCTGGCGCGTGCGCAAGGGCGAGGGTGCGGCCACGCCGCTGACGATCGACCATGCGCTGGACCATCCCGACCTGCGCAGTCGCCTGACGCGCGCCGTGGGCCTGGACGACCACGTGCGGGTCGACTACCTGCAGGGCGAGCTGCGCGTGGGCGACTGCTTCGTGCTCAGCACCGATGGCGTGCACGGCGTGCTCAAGCCGGCGCGCGTGGCCGAGCTCGCGCTCGCCACCGGCGCGCAGCAGGCCAGCGACGCGCTGGTCGATGCCGCCATCGCGGCCGGGACCCGCGACAACGCGACCGCGCTGGTCATCCGCGTGCTGGGCCTGGATGCGCGCCAGCTGCACGACGAGCTCGGTGATGCACGCCGGCTCGCGCCGCCTCCGGCGCTGAAGGTGGGCGATGTACTGGACGGCTACGCGATCACCGCGCTCGTGGCCGACACCGGCGTGCACCGGCTCTACCAGGCGCGCCATCTGCAAAGCCGCGCGCTGGTGGCGCTCAAGACCCTGCACCCTTCGCGTGCCAGCGACCCCGAGGAACGCGCCATGCTGGCGCACGAGGCCTGGCTGGGCCTGCGGGTGGGCGCCGTCCGGCTGCCCGAAGGCGCCCGCACCGCAGCCGAAGGCGAAGGTGGTGCAATGAACGCTCGTGGCGAGCGCGGTTTCGTGCGCGTGCACGAGCGCGCCGGCGATGCCAGCGCGCTCTACACCGTGTTCGACTGGCATGGCGGCCGCACCATCGAACAGATGATGCAGGCCGGCACGCGGCCGACGGTCGCCGAGGTGGTCGCGGCAGCGGTCCAGATCTGCAAGGCCCTGGGCCGGCTGCACCGCCACGGCGTGGTCCATCGGGACATCAAGCCCGGCAACCTGCACCTGGGCGACGACGGCTGCTGGCGCATCCTTGACCTCGGCGTGGCGCTCTCGGGCCGCGAGGGCGCGGCGCAGCGCGAGTTGCATGCGGGCACGCCCAGCTTCATGAATCCGGAGCAATGGGAGGGCGCTGCGCCCGACGCCGGCAGCGACCTGTTCGCACTCGGCGTGGTGCTCTACCAGTGGCTGGGCGGGCGCCTGCCTTACGGCGAGATCGAGCCCTACCAGGTCGCGCGCTACCGGCGCGATCCGGGCGCCCTGTCGCGCATCCGGCCCGACGTGCCGATGTGGCTCGACCACCTGGTGCGCAAGGCCGTGGCCCGCGATCCGCACCAGCGCTTCGAGACCGCCGAGGAAATGCTGCTGGCGCTCGAGCGCGGCGCCGCCCGTCCGGTTGGCGCGCCGGCCTCCACGCCGCTCGTGCGCCGCGATCCGGCCCTGCTGTGGAAGATCGGCCTGGCCGCGTCCCTGCTGCTCAACGCGCTGCTCGTCTACTGGCTGCTGTTCCTGCCGCGCTGAGCGGGGGAGGGAAACGGCATCGCGCATGGTCGTCACCGTCCGGCGCTGCGGCGCATCGGGCGAACCGGCCGGTCGGCCTGGTGGCTCGCGGTGTGCGGGCTGGTGCGCGCGCGGCCCCCTTTTTCTGCCCAGGTCCGCGTCCAGCGGATCTGCATGACCCGCATCACCCCGAGCATCACCACGGCCAGCGCCGCGAACAGCACGAAGCCCCAGGTGTAGCTGCCGAGGTACTGCTTCGACAGACCCATTGCATTGGGCACCAGGCCGCCGCCCAGGGCGCCGATCTCGCCGATCATCGAGCCGGCCACCGCCGTGGTGGTGGGCCAGCGCAGCGGAACCAGCTGGAACAGCGCGCCGTTGCCCGCGCCCAGGGCCGCGAAGCAGACGATCATCAGCAGCGTGGTCAACACCAGCGAGCTCGAAGTGAAGCCGATCAGCGCGAGCGTGACGGCCGACACCAGCAGCACCAGCGTCAGCGTGTTGACTCCGCCCCAGCGGTCGGAAATCCAGCCGCCCATCACGCGCACCGCCGCGCCCATGAAGGCGGCCAGCATCGTCAGCTGGCCCGCCTGCACCTTGCTCACGCCGAACTGGTCGTAGTAGTAGGAAGGCAGGAAGGTGGTGAGGCCGATGAAGCCGCCGAAGGTGATGCCGTAGATCAGGCTGAACGCCCAGCCGTCCTTCTCGAACATGCAGGCCACGTGCTCGCGCAGGCTCGCGTGGCTGTCGACGTCCGGCGGCTCCTGCGCGAACAGCACCATCACCGCCATCGGGACCAGGATGGCCACCGCCGCCACGCCATAGACCGCCTGCCAGCCGAGCCATTGCGCCAGCGGAGGCGCGACCAGCACCGACAGCGCCGTGCCCACGTTGCCGGCGCCCACGAGACCCATGGCCAGGCCTTTGTTCTGCGGGGGAAAGGAGCCCGAGCCCAGCGACAGCGCCACGCCGAAGCTGGCGCCGGCGATGCCCAGCAGCACGCCCATCGCCAGCAGGTCGTTGAAGCTGTGCACCATGAAGAAGCCGAACAGCATCGCCACCGCGATCAGGCCCATCTCCACCAGCGTCGCGTTCTTGCGGCCGATGTACTGGGACAGGATGCCGAGCGGAAAGCGCATCAATGCGCCGGCAATGATGGGGATCGACAGCATCAGCCCCTTCTGCGCGGCGTTCAGCTGGAAGCTCTCGCTGATGAACGGCGCCATCGCACCGTTCAACACCCAGATGCAGCACGAGAACATGAAGTAGAAGAAGGCCGCGAAGAGGGTGGGGGCGTGGCCGGAGCGCAGGAAAGACTTGAAGCTGGTCATGGCGGTGGCGATGCGAAAAAGCATCCGCGCAACCTTGGCGCGGCCGCGTGGATGGGCAATGAATTGGGAGCGTCCCGCCGGGAGCCGGCGGAATGGACTGGGGGTGAGCGAGCCCCCGCGGGACCCGGGCCGGCATGGAGGCCGACGACGTCACCAAAGCGGTGCTTCGTTACACCGCGTGGGTCATCACGCAAGAGGCGTGCCTGCCGCTGCGCTCCCGCTTCGCCTATGCTGCGACCGCCTGCATTGTTCGCAATCCACCTTCCATGATCCGACTGCTGCTCGTCCTGCCCGATCCCGATGCCGAGGCCCCGCCCGAAGCGCTGCGCCAGGTTCTGGCCGACGCCGATGCGGCGGCCATCGGATGGGCGAGCTGCGACACGATGGTGCAGGAGGCCGCGATGCTCGCACCGCAGCAGGTACTGTTCTACAGGCCTGCGTCTGTTGCCCGCCTGCAGGCCGCGCTGCAGGCCTGGGCCGGTGCGCCGCCGCACCCCGTCGTCGTGGTCAGCGAGCCGCTGTCCCCGCAGGTGCACGAGGAACTGGTAGGCCTGGGCGTGCACGCCTGGGCCTGCGCCGACGCAATGGATGCACCCGGCCTGCATGCCCTGCTGGCGCGGGCGCGAGCGCGCTGGCAGCGCGAGGCCGCGCTGCGCGACACCTTGGTGCGTTCGCTGGCCCATCTGGACGAGCGCAAGTGGGTGGACCGCGCCAAGGGCCTGCTGATGTCGGCCCGCGGCATCGGCGAGGATGCCGCCTTCGGCCTGCTGCGCGGCGCCGCGATGCACGCCAACCTGCGCGTCGGCGAGCTGTCGCGCTCGGTGGTGGAGGCGGCGCAGTGGGCCGACGCCATCAACCGCGCCGGCCAGCTGCGCATGCTGTCGCAGCGGCTGGTGCGCCTGGCGGCGCAGGTGCTGGCGAACGTGGAGGTGCGGCGCAGCCGCGCGCTGCGGGCGGAGTCGATCGAGCGGGTGAAGGACAACCTCGATCATCTGGCCGGCCTCCCGCTGGATGCGACGAGCGTGCAGGCGCTGGCGGGCGTGCGTTCGGCCTGGGAGGCCTTGGACGGCGCGCTGTCGGCGCGGCTGTCGCAGGCCGCGCTTGCGGCCATCGATGCGAGCGCCGAGGCCCTGCTGAGCGCCGCCGAGGCGCTCACCGACTCGCTCGAATCCTCGGGGGGACGCAGGGCCTTGCGCATCGTCAATCTCTGCGGCCGGCAGCGCATGCGCGTGCATCGGCTCGCAAAGGATGCGCTGCTCGCCGCGATGCTGCCCGGCGGCGCGTGGAGCGCGCACCTGGCTTCGACCATGGACGCCTTCGAGACCTCGCTGCTGGAGCTGGAACGCGCGCCGTTGAGCTCGCCCGAGATCCGCGCGGCGCTCAGCGGCGCGCGCGACGAGTGGCTGAGGCTGGTGCGCGGCGTGCGCCAGGCCGAGCGGGCCGAGGGCCGTGCCGAACTGGTGCGCGCCAGCGAGGTGCTGGCGGAGACCTTCGACCGGCTCACCGCTTCATACGAACACAGCCTGCAGGTCATCATGTCCTGACGACATGGGCTCGCCCCCAGGTTGGCTCACTTCGTGTAGCCGCCCACCCCCTACCGGGGGCAACACCAGCGGCCCGGCAAAGCCGGTTCCGCGGTGTTCCCCGAACAGGCCCGGCTTCGTCGGCCGCGAATTTCATGGCTGATCAGGCCGCGGCCTTCTCCACGTGCGCCTGGCGCGTGTAGAGAAAGTCGATCACGGCCTTGCGGGCGTGAACGTAGACCGGGTCCTCCGCGAGCTCGACGCGGTTGCGCGGGCGCGGCAGGTCGACGGCCAGCACCTCGCCGATGGTCGCGGCCGGGCCGTTGGTGAGCATCACGATGCGGTCGGACAGGAGCACCGCCTCGTCCACGTCGTGCGTGACCATGACCACGGTGCTGTGCGTCTTCGCGACGATGGCCAGCAGCTCGTCCTGCAGCTTGGCGCGTGTCAGCGCGTCGAGGGCTCCGAAGGGCTCGTCCATCAGCAGGACCTTGGGTTCCATAGACAGCGCACGGGCGATGCCCACGCGCTGCTTCATGCCGCCCGAGATCTCGCCGGGGCGTTTCTGCGCGGCCGCGGTGAGGCCGACAAGCGCGAGGGCGGCCGCGGTGCGCGCCTTGAGCTGCGCCTTGTTCTCGGTGGCCGAGAACACGCGCTCCACCGCGAGGTAGATGTTCTCGTAGCAGCTGAGCCAGGGCAGCAGCGAATGGTTCTGGAACACCACCCCGCGCTCGGGGCCGGGGCCCTTGATCTCGCGATTGGCGCACAGCATTGCGCCTTGCGTGGGCGTGGTCAGCCCGGCGATCAGGTTCAACAGCGTGGACTTGCCGCAGCCCGAATGCCCAATCAGCGTGATGAACTCGCCCTTGGCGACGTGAAGGTTGATGTCGCGCAGCGCCAGGAAGCTGCCCTTGGGAGTCTTGAAGCGCTGCTCGACGCCCTCGATCTGGATGAACTTCTGGTCACTCATGTCTTCACCTCTTCGAACGTGAATGCGGTGGC
Above is a window of Variovorax sp. RA8 DNA encoding:
- a CDS encoding ABC transporter ATP-binding protein; the encoded protein is MSDQKFIQIEGVEQRFKTPKGSFLALRDINLHVAKGEFITLIGHSGCGKSTLLNLIAGLTTPTQGAMLCANREIKGPGPERGVVFQNHSLLPWLSCYENIYLAVERVFSATENKAQLKARTAAALALVGLTAAAQKRPGEISGGMKQRVGIARALSMEPKVLLMDEPFGALDALTRAKLQDELLAIVAKTHSTVVMVTHDVDEAVLLSDRIVMLTNGPAATIGEVLAVDLPRPRNRVELAEDPVYVHARKAVIDFLYTRQAHVEKAAA
- a CDS encoding type IV pili methyl-accepting chemotaxis transducer N-terminal domain-containing protein, yielding MEADDVTKAVLRYTAWVITQEACLPLRSRFAYAATACIVRNPPSMIRLLLVLPDPDAEAPPEALRQVLADADAAAIGWASCDTMVQEAAMLAPQQVLFYRPASVARLQAALQAWAGAPPHPVVVVSEPLSPQVHEELVGLGVHAWACADAMDAPGLHALLARARARWQREAALRDTLVRSLAHLDERKWVDRAKGLLMSARGIGEDAAFGLLRGAAMHANLRVGELSRSVVEAAQWADAINRAGQLRMLSQRLVRLAAQVLANVEVRRSRALRAESIERVKDNLDHLAGLPLDATSVQALAGVRSAWEALDGALSARLSQAALAAIDASAEALLSAAEALTDSLESSGGRRALRIVNLCGRQRMRVHRLAKDALLAAMLPGGAWSAHLASTMDAFETSLLELERAPLSSPEIRAALSGARDEWLRLVRGVRQAERAEGRAELVRASEVLAETFDRLTASYEHSLQVIMS
- a CDS encoding MFS transporter, with product MTSFKSFLRSGHAPTLFAAFFYFMFSCCIWVLNGAMAPFISESFQLNAAQKGLMLSIPIIAGALMRFPLGILSQYIGRKNATLVEMGLIAVAMLFGFFMVHSFNDLLAMGVLLGIAGASFGVALSLGSGSFPPQNKGLAMGLVGAGNVGTALSVLVAPPLAQWLGWQAVYGVAAVAILVPMAVMVLFAQEPPDVDSHASLREHVACMFEKDGWAFSLIYGITFGGFIGLTTFLPSYYYDQFGVSKVQAGQLTMLAAFMGAAVRVMGGWISDRWGGVNTLTLVLLVSAVTLALIGFTSSSLVLTTLLMIVCFAALGAGNGALFQLVPLRWPTTTAVAGSMIGEIGALGGGLVPNAMGLSKQYLGSYTWGFVLFAALAVVMLGVMRVMQIRWTRTWAEKGGRARTSPHTASHQADRPVRPMRRSAGR
- a CDS encoding bifunctional protein-serine/threonine kinase/phosphatase — encoded protein: MSFEVEIGYSSHRGPRPQNEDFAGAVHAPRGEESRGLIAAIADGVSSGGHGLEAAQTTVIGLLGDYFATPDTWEPTVAMDRLIAAQNAWLADHNRRRRHDSAMTTLTALALHGQSYTLAHVGDTRAWRVRKGEGAATPLTIDHALDHPDLRSRLTRAVGLDDHVRVDYLQGELRVGDCFVLSTDGVHGVLKPARVAELALATGAQQASDALVDAAIAAGTRDNATALVIRVLGLDARQLHDELGDARRLAPPPALKVGDVLDGYAITALVADTGVHRLYQARHLQSRALVALKTLHPSRASDPEERAMLAHEAWLGLRVGAVRLPEGARTAAEGEGGAMNARGERGFVRVHERAGDASALYTVFDWHGGRTIEQMMQAGTRPTVAEVVAAAVQICKALGRLHRHGVVHRDIKPGNLHLGDDGCWRILDLGVALSGREGAAQRELHAGTPSFMNPEQWEGAAPDAGSDLFALGVVLYQWLGGRLPYGEIEPYQVARYRRDPGALSRIRPDVPMWLDHLVRKAVARDPHQRFETAEEMLLALERGAARPVGAPASTPLVRRDPALLWKIGLAASLLLNALLVYWLLFLPR